One genomic window of Punica granatum isolate Tunisia-2019 chromosome 1, ASM765513v2, whole genome shotgun sequence includes the following:
- the LOC116193121 gene encoding accelerated cell death 11, whose protein sequence is MANAADSDKPLRKIAEAFKELAIVVNSQDAGGADVSVAPFSRACSLVSPLFGCLGIAFKFAEMDYVAKVNDLLEASKSINTLHTLIDLDVEGNCVRKAGSRTRNLLRVKRGLDMVRVLFEEILATGGNSLKDPASKAYAQVFAPHHGWAIRKAVAAGMYALPTRAQLLRKLNEDENSARIHMQSYITASTPLILYINGLFTSRDLGVDW, encoded by the exons ATGGCGAACGCAGCGGACAGCGACAAGCCGCTGAGGAAGATAGCCGAGGCTTTCAAGGAGCTAGCGATTGTCGTGAACTCCCAGGATGCGGGAGGGGCTGACGTCTCCGTCGCACCTTTCTCTCGCGCCTGCTCCCTCGTCTCCCCTCTCTTCGGCTGCCTGGGCATCGCTTTCAAGTTCGCCGAGATGGATTACGTCGCCAAG GTTAATGATCTTCTAGAGGCATCCAAATCTATCAACACCCTGCACACTTTGATTGATCTCGACGTGGAAGGAAACTGCGTCCGGAAAGCTGGGAGTCGTACCAGAAACCTTTTGCGGGTCAAGCGCGGCCTGGACATGGTCAGGGTGCTGTTTGAGGAAATTCTAGCAACAGG GGGAAATTCCTTGAAAGATCCAGCGTCTAAAGCTTATGCTCAGGTTTTTGCTCCTCATCATGGTTGGGCTATTAGGAAAGCTGTAGCTGCGGGAATGTATGCCCTCCCTACAAGAGCGCAGCTATTGAGGAAACTCAATGAAGATG AAAACTCGGCAAGAATTCATATGCAGAGTTACATCACGGCATCAACTCCTCTTATTCTCTACATCAACGGACTCTTTACTTCTAGAGATTTGGGCGTCGACTGGTAA
- the LOC116192463 gene encoding 30-kDa cleavage and polyadenylation specificity factor 30, with the protein MEDAEGVLSFDFEGGLDTGPPNPASSSVPASNNPDPSSAAATAAAPSSAVGGGGGGVASAPGADPGSGGPNPMGRRSFRQTVCRHWLRSLCMKGDACGFLHQYDKSRMPICRFFRLYGECREQDCVYKHTNEDIKECNMYKLGFCPNGPDCRYRHAKMPGPPPPVEEVLQKIQQLTSYYGNSNRFFQQRNNGVPQQTEKSPLQQGPNNINQGGAKPSPAESANVQQQQHVQQTHQPVVQTQSQNQSGGLPNPTGKGPSPLPQGVSRYFIVKSCNRENLELSVQQGVWATQRSNEAKLNEAFDSTENVILIFSVNRTRHFQGCAKMTSRIGGAVIGGNWKYAHGTAHYGRNFSVKWLKLCELSFQKTRHLRNPYNENLPVKISRDCQELEPSIGEQLASLLYLEPDSELMAISLAAESKREEEKAKGLNPDNGAENPDIVPFDDNEEEEEEEEEEEESEEEEEGYGSGFGPGSQGRGRGRGMMWPPMPLARGARPMPGMRGFPPMMMGPDGFSYGPDGFGMPDLFGMGPPRPPFPPYGPRFSGDFPGPGAGMMFPGRPGQPGSFPPGPGGFGMMMGRGPPFMGGPRAAGGRPSILPPPPPPPQSGGGRIVKKPVGSNERYGGGSEQGRAASDHDSLNQPGGGPSRAIHGEQFGGNNSYRNEYDSESEDEAPRRSRHGDARKKRRGAESDAANMGSEH; encoded by the exons ATGGAGGACGCCGAAGGTGTTCTCAGCTTCGACTTCGAGGGCGGCCTCGACACCGGCCCCCCCAACCCCGCCTCCTCCTCGGTTCCCGCCTCCAACAATCCCGATCCCTCCTCTGCTGCTGCCACCGCCGCCGCCCCCTCCTCCGCCGTTGGAGGAGGCGGGGGCGGCGTGGCCTCCGCTCCGGGCGCCGACCCTGGCTCGGGCGGGCCTAATCCCATGGGGAGGCGGAGCTTCAGGCAGACGGTGTGCAGGCACTGGCTGAGGAGCTTGTGCATGAAGGGCGACGCCTGCGGGTTCCTGCACCAGTACGACAAGTCCAGGATGCCGATTTGCCGCTTCTTCCGCCTATACGGGGAGTGCCGCGAGCAGGACTGCGTCTACAAGCACACCAACGAGGACATCAAGGAGTGTAACAT GTACAAGTTGGGTTTCTGTCCAAATGGTCCTGATTGCCGGTATAGGCATGCAAAAATGCCTGGGCCACCGCCTCCGGTTGAAGAAGTCCTCCAAAAGATCCAACAGCTCACTTCCTACTATGGCAATTCAAATAGATTCTTCCAGCAACGTAATAATGGTGTTCCTCAACAAACTGAAAAATCTCCGCTTCAGCAAGGCCCCAACAATATAAATCAGGGAGGCGCCAAACCTTCTCCAGCAGAGTCTGCTAATGTGCAGCAGCAACAGCATGTTCAACAAACTCACCAACCAGTCGTCCAGACGCAGTCACAGAATCAGTCAGGTGGCCTGCCTAATCCAACAGGGAAAGGTCCTTCTCCTTTGCCTCAAGGAGTATCTAG gtattttattgtaaaaagTTGTAACCGTGAAAATCTGGAATTATCTGTACAACAAGGAGTTTGGGCAACCCAGAGGAGCAACGAAGCCAAACTGAATGAGGCTTTTGACTCTACTGAAAATGTGATTTTGATCTTTTCTGTCAATCGTACTCGTCATTTCCAG GGTTGTGCAAAGATGACATCTCGGATAGGTGGAGCTGTTATTGGAGGGAATTGGAAGTATGCACATGGAACAGCACACTATGGGAGGAATTTTTCAGTCAAGTGGTTAAAG TTATGTGAATTGTCCTTCCAAAAAACTCGCCATCTGAGGAACCCATACAATGAAAACCTACCAGTGAAG ATAAGTAGGGACTGTCAAGAGTTAGAGCCTTCCATTGGTGAGCAGTTGGCTTCCTTGCTTTACCTCGAGCCAGATAGTGAACTTATG GCCATATCCCTTGCAGCAGAATCCAAgagggaagaggaaaaggcgaaaggattaaatccagaTAATGGTGCTGAAAACCCTGATATTGTTCCTTTCGACGAcaatgaagaagaggaggaagaggaggaggaagaagaggaaagtgaagaggaggaggaaggctATGGCTCTGGCTTTGGGCCAGGATCTCAGGGTAGAGGGAGGGGTAGAGGGATGATGTGGCCTCCGATGCCACTGGCGCGTGGGGCCCGGCCAATGCCTGGAATGCGAGGTTTCCCTCCCATGATGATGGGCCCCGATGGATTCTCCTATGGGCCTGATGGTTTTGGGATGCCAGACCTATTCGGGATGGGCCCACCTCGTCCCCCTTTTCCTCCTTATGGACCAAGATTCTCTGGGGATTTCCCTGGCCCTGGAGCTGGCATGATGTTCCCTGGACGGCCTGGGCAACCCGGGTCATTTCCACCAGGACCTGGTGGGTTTGGTATGATGATGGGACGCGGTCCCCCCTTCATGGGAGGCCCTCGTGCTGCTGGTGGTCGTCCCTCAATTCTTCCACCACCTCCTCCACCCCCTCAGAGTGGGGGTGGTCGGATCGTAAAGAAGCCAGTGGGGTCTAACGAGAGATACGGTGGTGGATCAGAACAAGGCAGGGCTGCAAGCGATCATGACTCGCTCAACCAGCCAGGAGGGGGGCCCTCCAGGGCAATTCATGGAGAGCAATTCGGTGGAAACAACAGCTATAGGAATGAATACGACAGCGAGAGCGAGGATGAAGCACCCAGGAGATCGAGGCATGGGGATGCAAGGAAGAAGCGTCGTGGCGCTGAATCAGATGCTGCGAATATGGGCTCGGAGCACTAG